The window ctcctcgatttggagcaatagcgcttactgtctctttcctcacgcctatctcgctcgctccccctgtctccctctttcacacttgcgccgtagcgctccaaatccgggctgacttgagcctagtataggcgagttgagccgagcttagccgagtagcccagagacgaagcgttgatccgagccatgccgagcggcagcgatgcacagtgcacggagctcttgcgcctctatctgcacgcgtgagattttgggcgtttgagaggccctggtctagaccattgaactgtaggtaataccTATAGTTCAGtggtctagacagaccttgctccAACACCCCCCggcaacacgactagagagagtgacatattgcgcatgcgtaaaccacggaTATATGTTTCTGCGATAttctggtcttgtctacgtgccggccgatgtccccccgcaccttgccactcccttcgcccacgtacggacggagagatttccttccaagtgggttcattccagacaagtatccagccacggaaggTGCGCAGTTTACATGAATTGAAAgctagtacgagtatattacggatagatgggctaagcaagagcttcgagattgacaagggagttatgaatattaagttgaataaaatttggaaataaactggaggttcattgctccattgcgctataccagaaaccgccactgatctGATCACACCCCACAACAGATGGTGCAGAACATAAGTCACCTTTACAAACATAACCTGATTTCCGTAAAGGTCAACGATAAATTATCAAAGTGGAAAATAATgaatacaggagtaagacagggttgcGGTCGTTCCCCTTTcatgttcataatctatatgaatgctctcatacgagaatttagagaaacaatACATAATTCTATCCGCATTAACAGAAATCCACAGCTGGATataatattatttgcagatgacttagtgctggtcgccACCTCAGATGATGATTACAGGGTTCAgtgtataacctaaacctagtctcagaaaaaaaaaatatttttgaacggCCTTGGAAAAATACTCAATGAaaatatcccctgagaaaactaagataatggccTTCTCTGGCAAGAAACCAGTAAAGAAGCAAGATCtccttaaataacaacattttggaaagaataaatgattttaaaaacctcgacTACAAAGTGTCTTTCTTTGAAGAAGTGGACATACcagagaaaatctccaaattcaacagatgtttgggaaaCATCAATAAAGttttttagaccatcattagttcaaaaccACACCCGTACAAAACCCTGGTAAGACGTGTTCTTTGCCATGGAAATGAAGCGTGGActctgaggaaatgcgatgagagaagaataactacagctgaaatgaaatagatgcggcgaacagcaggagtcaccAAGTTGGagcacaaaagaaatacagatgtgctgaatgatcttaaaagcagacctgtattggaatacatctatgaataccagagaaattgggtTAGAACGCTTAAACAGgatgggaagagatctctgggacgcccgaGGAAGACATGGCGTGAAAAtacaaatcttttgtatagaccgtaacagttcttctataggactaatgcatgaaaggattattattattattattattattattattattattattattattattattattattattattattattattattattattattattacaggtataCTCAATTTTgaaccataattattattattattattattattattattattattattattattattattattattattattattattattattatttgcttatggACCCTGTTAGATcacgcagtgcttttatgattcgccATTCTGGTCTTCGATACGGCTTCCACTTTTTTCCCCTTGGGCtgtcttcctttcttcagtccacttggtttctagtctccttggaacttcattctcttaCTACCcaactgttttattattattattattattattattattattattattattattattattattattattattattattattattattattattattattattattattattataagaaaaatAATGGAATTGTGTAATACAACCTTGCTTGCCGAGTACAAATCTCTTCAGTTTTCTTCGTCTAATACGAAACTTGATCCGCAACCCTAAGAACGGTAATTTCGTAGGTAATAGGCCTACGTCTTTCTTTCGCCGCTGTGTGCATTAAGACGCAATAAAGAAATCATCAAACTTATTCGCCCTTGAATCTTCTTTTACGCATCCCTTGCTGTTTAAAGTAACTGGCAGAAGAACGTTATAGTTCAGGATGGTCATACGTAGCTTATACTGGATTACACTGATCGTATTTAGCAATAGGTTTGATGAGACCAGTTACGGTTATAAGCAAAATACGTCTAAGATATCTGATGCACATCGCACAAGCACGATGAAATTTGATATTACGATCACCAAAAGATTCACGATGAACCTTCCGTTGCCTTGTCTTAAATGCGTATGATACATTTGGAAACAACAAGCTTGTTACTGAAGATCAGTTTCTCTACTGGGAAGAAAGCAGTGGTTCTCTAAACCAAATAGAATTAACATTGTTATTCTTACGTCCTTATGTTCGTAGAGCCTGTAGAGTATATATACTGACTGAgcgaatgtcatgggatagcagagcactgatgcgcaggtgtgttgtctgcgcaccacacggcccctgtgccagtggcagttgtatacgagaccttgtgagcagtggatgtgcatgtgacaggtgtaacatggaacgtcgtcgtgagctgacaccgttcgaatggagTGACGGATGGGAAGTTCGATTTCGGTAGcagtgcgggaattcggcttcatatgaacaaccgtgtccagggtgtgtcgtgaatggttgaatgcgggtgtcacagtCCACAACAGACGAAAGACCGGcctccagccaccctcgatgaccgtgaccggcgacatttgagacggattgtcaatagtgacagacgggcaaccgtgcaacaaatcacggctcaattcaacacaggccgtgctagacacgtctccaagtggacaatccgtaggaacatgggttctatggggtattggagccggcgccgcacacacgggtgccactgttaacccaacgtcatctagcacaacgacgcgcatttgtcgccagtcaccagggaatgacactggaacaatggcataacgtgatatggtcggacgaatcacgatttcaactgcaccatgccgatgggaggcatcgtgtatgccgtagaccacatgaagcgatggatcccgcctgcctcgaaggtgttggtccagggcgctggtgtctctgttatggtctggggtgcattttcctggtatggaatgggcccctagttgttctggaagagactttgaatggtacgcggtatgttgagctgctcggagaccatctccacccatttttggccttccagcgcccgggCGGTTTTGCGGTgattcaagatgataacgcaccgccacatcgctcccacgtcgcccgggaatggttccaggaacatgcagcggaggtccaacggctgctatggccacccaggagccccgatatgaaccctatcgagtatatctgggatgtcctggaacgcaggctacgtgccatggatcctacacccacgaacagaccagcattggcggccgctatgcaaacgatttggtgtcagctgcatccagaggactacagGGACTCGTCGACTcaattccacggcgtctcactgcagttcgcagggccagaggaggccccacacgctattaggtgactacccatgacatttgctaagtcagtgtatatttccgTTGTAAAAGGTCTGCTAGTACTCGACCATTAAATGAGGATTTCAGGGAAGATAACTTGTTCAGTCCTAGTTCAACAGCCATGTGATTGAATTAATAAGTACCAATTGAAAAATACAGCATTTGTATATTTCTACGCGCAGGATAATCCTGATAAAATATGGTAAATTGAAAACGATCTTTTATCAATATTGTCATTGTAACTGATGAAATCTTAAAACCGTTGCACTCTACAATCCAGTTTTGGAGTTTTAACACTATTGGAACTCTGACATCTAAATTATTACAGCACATTCTGAACATATTAGGATAAGGAAGGTTACTAATCAAACACTCCCATTTTGTCAAAGTGAGGTAACATCTGCTGCAAAGCTTCTCTGAAACGAGGATTGTTTAGAGCTTTGTCCCATGGAGACCTCTCTTTGTTGCTCAAATCTTCCTCCGTTAGCGTACCCGTATCTGGAGATTCTTCAGCATCCGCTACAACCATGGGGAGGACAGTGGTAGCTGCAAATAATCCGTATAACGCTACTCTCTTCATTTCATTCTTCAAGTCTTGGAAACTGAACACGTCCGTGTTACAGCCTAGAGCCGCAAGAGTCTCACAGAGCTGTGTGTGGTATATTTTCAGCACTTCATCCAAATGTGAAGCTTTCACCTCCTTCTGGGAACTAGTGTAAAGGAAATACGTTAAATCCATGGCAGGTGATCCTAAGAAAGATAACTGGAAGTCAACGAAGCGCACGTCAGTAGGTTCCCCCATCGACGAGTATTTAAATAGATAATTATTAATCCAACAGTCTCCATGAGTTAAGACGTGAAATCCACCAGGTTGGGGCGAACAAATATCCACCAATGTGTTGATATATTCAGGTATGAGTTTTTCAAGTTTAGCTGCATAGGTTTCAAATCCAGTCCAGTTCTTAATGGATCTCGTCAGAGCCTTCATTCGCGCAGGTAGTAATTTCTCCAAATTCTGTTGGTTGTTTCTACCGAACGAAACACAATCATACTGACTTAATATGTCTGGATGGTGCTTATGAAGAGCTCCTGACATACCATGTAGATGAGCTAGACTTCTCACCACAATATAACAATGCTGAAGATCTAACATCGCTTTCCTATTGGCCATTCTGAATCCTTGATGTTTCAGATCTTCCATGACAACAGTATTTGGGCGTGAAATTTTAAAAACGTTAGGAAAAATGTATGGAATTTGATCATGTTGACATCTTTCCTCTGCAAACCTATATATTGCTGGCAAAGCGGATTGATAAATACTTAATTCTCTATCAAATACTCCCAAATCACTGATATACTTTCTGAAAAATTCACCATCAGGATAGCCTTTAATAATGAAGTGGTTGTTTTCAATATTTCCATTATCACTCCGCTTGTATTGGACTTCGACACGATATAATTTACTGAGATAGTTTTCACCCTTGCCGACTGCAAACTGAATATCCTTATTGACAATGGATATTTCTTGAGCAGGATGAATGGTTTGAAGAACTTCCTGAAGAAAGATGTCTGTAATCCAACTGCCATCATCCCTCTCAACGATGTCGTTAGATCTGGAATAGAAATAAAATGATATTAGTACAAACAGAGCATCAGTACTTTTATTTAAACAATTGGCTTCACAAGTTCACTACTCTTGGATTACATACTATAGACCAGTGTTTCTTAAACTAATTAGTATGGGAACCCCCTTTTCTTGGACGAGCATTCCTACGGACCCTTTCAGAGATATAATTGGAATCAAGGCCAAGTCGAATTTTGAATGAATATTAAGTGAACATGAATAATGTATACCTGATTATATTATAGTCCCAAACATTGAacaagtatttatttttatttatttattgtactctTGATAATTAGCCACAAGATTGAACACTCTTATGTTGATTTGCAATTTGTCTTTTGCTGAGTGGTTGTTTCACATTTAAATGGCTTCCTAACAGTTGAGCAACTGGAGTCTACGTATCGACCTGTCGCTGTTGAATAAATCTCCAGATGTTAACAGGGTGACCAACAATCATTCAGTAAATTGAGAGTGAAAACCTTCCACTACATTGTTTATTTGTTGCCGCCGACTGAGTACGAGTTACAATTAAACCCGTTACCTCGTCCCGAGGTGGCGCAGTTATCACCAGGCAGACCACCAATGCAGGTGAGCTGCTTGTGCCATTTTAACAATGTACCAGCCCTCCTTCCATtactaaatctctggcagtaccggaaatagAACCTAGGACTCCATTTAATAGCGCTAActtttacgctacggaggcggacagtacgGGTTCTTATACACTCATTTTATCTGGGGCGAATCTTGATGGGAGGGTGCGCATTCATTCTATTGCAGAACGTCCGTAAATATATGTTGCTTCAACATAAGCTGAAGGTTCTAGAATTTTAATAGTAGTGTTATTGGCTtcatgtaccactaactacttctactggTTTTCAGAGACGTGAGTTACCTACTGGAAATTTGATAAAACAATTAGCTACGTggaaacgacacagaaaggaacgtgattgttgcGGGTGATGTTAATTTATCAAATGCCAATTgcgaaggtaatgcaaatgacaggaaacatgaccaacaaatagtaaataagttaatctgggtaGAACATCTcaattagaaagtgatggaaccaactagagggaagaatattctggacgtggtgctggtaaaaccaggtgagctccaTAGTGAAACTGAAACGGTAGTTGGTATATCACGAAGTtattttcgtcgtagttaaaaatatgtTCGAAAGAatggaaggttgtaaaagtaggatagttaggcagtaccatatgattGATAGGTCGGACctgagggagattttaaaaagtaattatgaaggGTGGGgaatggtaaataaaatataaacactCTATGGGGTTTTAAAGCTATTGTTGAGAATTTTTAAAACAGATTTATACCTTTAAATTTGGTAAGGACAGGTAAAATTCTatatattataataaagaaatcaagagactaagaaggatgtggaGGTTGGaagaaaatagagttagaaatgtttgTGGAAGTGAAGAGAAATTGTAATAATTTAGTAGAAAGTGAACCaggcaaagaaagcagctaagtaTAAACTTAGCCCAGTTGGCAGTCCGTGCGAGTTTCAGTGAAAAAATGGAACTGTTTATATAGGTACTTCAAAGCAGAAACAGTTTCCGGGTAGGATATTCCTAGAATCATTAatgtacaaggggagtgtgtatgtgaggttatacagagggcagaagtattcagtcaacagtgtgtaaagattgttggttacaaggctaatgtccagatagaggaggtgactaagtaatgaaatttacctatgataacaaagacacttacaataagatataaatttaaaaactagtaaagcagctggaattgatcgaattttgggaatttattaaaggtaattggttgggatatagtaccatatctgaagtactcatatGCTTACCATTTGCATGAGGGAACTATTCCAATTTAACGGAAAGTTGCAATtatagcccctgtgtacaaagggaGGGTAATAAatataaagcggaaaattacaggccagccagtttgacgcgtgttgcatgtaagctttggaaaagcattattTCTTATCCTAATAGATATGTTTCTGAAATTACAAACTGGTTTGCTAGAAGATATTTCGGGTTTAGTAGAAATTATTTCagtgaagctcatcttgtaggattcatAGCAGGTACTTTAGATTTAGTAGGTAAATTGGATTGTATCGCTTTTGACCTATCCGgggcttttgataggatagatcatgggagattgcTGACGAAAGTAAGATCAAATTTTGACTAGGCAATGTAGTGACTGAATGGCAGGCTATATTTCTGAAGAAGAggactcagaggattagagtaggtgatcCTGATCTTGTAATTAGAGGAAAGAACAAGCTTAGCTCAAGCCGAGGAAATTGCTTATATTTCCAAACGCCATGTGAAGATGTTGCTGGCTGGCCGGTAAGTGTACTCGCTAGGAAGTGAGGACGCCCAGCGGTTCACAAGGTTTAAGTCATAACGAGCTCAAATATCTTGGGCCACATTGGTGACGAATCCAGAATACCTATGTTCAGTTCATTGCGGTTAGGTGGTCTTTGAAAATGGATATTCAAAGTGAAGCcgagagtaaaataaaaaatgaatagaATGCATTGAAAGAAAATAAACCTGGAAAGAATGAAGTATGCGAACGATTCTATATTGTTATTTATAACAAGAGAGAAAAAAACAGAATTTGTGCAATATAAAATAGGAGAGTGCCTCTTTCGAAACTCAAATAGCTGCACATTAGCAAGGCATTATTGCACTCGATCTCGTTCTAGctctgtgttgtttgagtcatcagtccatagactggtttgatgcagctctccatgccaccctatcctgtgctaaccttttcatttctacgtagctattgcatcctacatctgctctaatctgtttgtcatattcataccttggtctacccctaccgttcttgccacctacacttccttcaaaaaccaactgaacaagtcctgggtgtcttaagatgtgtcctatcattctatctcttcttctcgtcaaatttagccaaatcgatctcctctcaccaattcgattcagtatctcttcattcgtgattcgatctatccatctcaccttcagcattcttctgcaacaccacatttcaaaagcttctattctctttctttctgagctagttatcgtccatgtttcacttccatacaatgcaacgctccacacaaaagtcttcaaaaacatctttctaattccgatatcaatgtttgaagtgagcaaatttcttttcttaataaagctcttccttgcttgtgctagtctgcattttatgtcctccttacttctgccatcgttggttattttactacccaaataacaatattcatctacttcctttaagacttcgtttcctaatctaatattccctacatcacctgccttcgttcgactgcactccattacttttgttttggacttatttattttcatcttgtactccttacctaagacttcatccataccattcagcaacttctcgagatcttctgcagtctcagataaaataacaatatcatc is drawn from Anabrus simplex isolate iqAnaSimp1 chromosome 1, ASM4041472v1, whole genome shotgun sequence and contains these coding sequences:
- the LOC136874580 gene encoding uncharacterized protein, whose protein sequence is MAPSNDIVERDDGSWITDIFLQEVLQTIHPAQEISIVNKDIQFAVGKGENYLSKLYRVEVQYKRSDNGNIENNHFIIKGYPDGEFFRKYISDLGVFDRELSIYQSALPAIYRFAEERCQHDQIPYIFPNVFKISRPNTVVMEDLKHQGFRMANRKAMLDLQHCYIVVRSLAHLHGMSGALHKHHPDILSQYDCVSFGRNNQQNLEKLLPARMKALTRSIKNWTGFETYAAKLEKLIPEYINTLVDICSPQPGGFHVLTHGDCWINNYLFKYSSMGEPTDVRFVDFQLSFLGSPAMDLTYFLYTSSQKEVKASHLDEVLKIYHTQLCETLAALGCNTDVFSFQDLKNEMKRVALYGLFAATTVLPMVVADAEESPDTGTLTEEDLSNKERSPWDKALNNPRFREALQQMLPHFDKMGVFD